In a genomic window of Magnolia sinica isolate HGM2019 chromosome 16, MsV1, whole genome shotgun sequence:
- the LOC131228629 gene encoding pentatricopeptide repeat-containing protein At4g20740-like yields MPPQPHSPAKFHFFYGHRKPSQNRPIVRGGLFSNRLTQTPKPISPVPFPAPFDLQKWDPHSASPPSTTQFPSQAFLSVTRHLSPIARYICNSFRKHRHWGPPIIADLHKLRRVTPDLVAEILKVQTDPNISSKFFFWAGKQKGYKHNFSSYNAFAYCLNRAGRFRSADQVLELMGLQGKQPSEKQFEILIRIHSDACRGLRVYYVYEKMKKFGIRPRVFLYNRVLDALIKTNHLDLALSVYDDFKEDGLKEEGVTFMILVKGLCKAGCIDEVFELLEKMRRELCKPDVFAYTAMVRAFIGERNLDGCLRVWEEMGRDGVEPDAVAYTTLITGLCKGGKVEKGYEVFKEMRGKGCLIDRAVYGSLIEAFVANRKVGSACDLLKEMTGLGYRADLSIYNSLIEGLCNADRADKGYKLFQITVREGLVPSFETINPLLVVYAEHGRIDDFCKLLEQMGKLGISVMDGLSKFFSFMVGKEERVLKALEVFEALKVEGYCSISNFNILIENLHKIGETKRALSLFEEMKGSDFKPDFSTYSNVIPCLVDVGDLKEACSCYNKMKEMSWTPSIAAYCSLVKGLCKIGEINAALMLVRDCLGNVTNGPVEFKYTLTVLHACRSGTAEKVVEVLNEMMQQGCPPDDLIYCAIIYGLCKHGSSDEARKVFAIMGKRNLLTEAKSIIYDELLVDHLKTATAGLVLSGLKFFGLESKLKLLVT; encoded by the coding sequence ATGCCCCCTCAACCTCATTCCCCCGCCAAATTCCACTTCTTTTACGGCCACCGCAAACCCTCCCAAAACCGCCCCATCGTCCGCGGCGGCCTCTTCTCCAATCGCCTGACCCAAACCCCAAAACCCATCTCCCCCGTCCCCTTCCCTGCCCCTTTCGATCTCCAGAAATGGGACCCACACTCCGCCTCCCCACCATCCACCACCCAATTCCCCTCCCAAGCCTTCCTCTCCGTCACCCGCCACCTCTCTCCTATCGCTCGCTACATCTGCAACTCCTTTCGCAAGCACCGCCactggggcccacccatcattgCCGACCTCCACAAGCTACGTCGCGTCACCCCCGACCTCGTCGCTGAAATCCTCAAAGTCCAGACAGACCCCAACATCTCTTCCAAATTCTTCTTCTGGGCCGGCAAGCAAAAGGGGTACAAACACAATTTCTCTTCTTATAATGCATTTGCTTATTGCTTGAATCGGGCGGGCCGCTTCCGGTCCGCTGATCAGGTCCTCGAGCTCATGGGCTTGCAGGGCAAGCAGCCCAGTGAAAAACAATTCGAAATTCTTATCAGAATCCACTCCGATGCATGCCGTGGCCTACGTGTTTATTATGTGTATGAAAAGATGAAAAAGTTTGGGATTCGTCCGCGGGTGTTTCTGTATAATCGAGTCTTGGACGCCCTCATAAAGACCAACCATTTGGATTTGGCATTATCAGTCTACGACGATTTTAAAGAGGACGGTTTGAAGGAAGAGGGTGTCACATTCATGATTCTTGTTAAAGGGTTGTGTAAGGCTGGCTGCATTGATGAGGTTTTTGAGCTTTTGGAGAAAATGAGACGGGAATTGTGTAAGCCGGATGTTTTCGCTTACACGGCAATGGTTCGGGCATTTATAGGTGAAAGGAACTTAGATGGGTGTTTGCGGGtttgggaggaaatgggccgtGACGGAGTCGAGCCAGATGCCGTGGCTTATACGACTCTGATTACTGGGTTATGTAAGGGGGGCAAGGTCGAGAAGGGTTATGAGGTTTTTAAGGAGATGAGGGGGAAGGGGTGTTTGATTGACAGGGCTGTGTATGGTTCATTGATAGAGGCATTTGTGGCAAATCGGAAGGTTGGTTCAGCTTGTGATCTTTTGAAGGAGATGACGGGGTTGGGTTATAGGGCAGATTTATCGATTTATAACTCTTTGATTGAAGGTTTGTGTAATGCGGATCGGGCCGATAAGGGTTATAAGCTTTTCCAAATCACGGTCCGTGAGGGTCTTGTTCCGAGCTTTGAAACAATAAATCCGTTGTTGGTAGTGTATGCAGAGCATGGTAGAATTGATGACTTTTGTAAGTTGCTTGAGCAAATGGGCAAATTGGGTATCTCAGTAATGGATGGTCTGTCGAAGTTCTTCTCATTCATGGTTGGGAAGGAAGAGAGAGTGCTGAAGGCCTTGGAGGTTTTTGAAGCATTGAAGGTAGAAGGGTATTGTAGCATTTCAAATTTCAATATCCTTATTGAGAACCTTCATAAGATTGGGGAAACAAAAAGGGCATTATCCCTCTTTGAGGAAATGAAGGGTTCAGATTTTAAACCAGATTTTTCCACATATAGTAATGTAATTCCTTGTTTGGTTGATGTTGGGGATCTCAAAGAGGCGTGTTCTTGTTATAACAAGATGAAGGAGATGTCTTGGACACCGAGCATTGCTGCGTACTGTTCTCTTGTCAAAGGTCTTTGCAAGATCGGAGAGATCAATGCAGCTCTTATGTTAGTTCGGGATTGCTTGGGCAATGTAACCAATGGACCTGTTGAGTTCAAGTACACTCTTACTGTTCTGCATGCTTGCAGATCGGGAACCGCCGAGAAGGTGGTTGAGGTATTAAATGAGATGATGCAACAAGGATGCCCACCGGATGATCTCATATATTGTGCCATTATCTATGGCCTATGTAAGCATGGGAGTTCGGATGAAGCTAGGAAGGTGTTTGCAATCATGGGGAAGCGCAATCTTCTCACGGAAGCTAAATCGATTATATATGATGAATTACTTGTTGACCATTTGAAGACGGCAACGGCAGGATTGGTGCTTTCTGGGTTGAAGTTTTTCGGCCTTGAATCCAAGTTGAAGCTACTAGTAACTTAA